The Salvelinus alpinus chromosome 28, SLU_Salpinus.1, whole genome shotgun sequence genome includes a window with the following:
- the LOC139556881 gene encoding cilia- and flagella-associated protein 100-like, with translation MIPPGRDKQERQRQQTLKVHEKSTYAGRIQAKQANLRQELRQGQNEVYPTSCSKAVSTLRDDPAWRKAAILNSNDRENISEYITKKREMFLIEYSLAVKREVIHKLAEVATKEENRLQQAETFLDEDTAMFDEFLEENDKNSVEAIKIAEHETKAKLEKVAKIKRISGKMVAVKSDISKNEEILKEYTLYNGFLLKLSPTEWQERQQARRAMVDKIKAAIKEREAQLAKPAKPGRHRESMARDLPPVCDPRTLQRQTMMGTRESIKPIRKEVTVPVDESKLPEYEVRYVLCYILSKGSLCVCITPQEPELFFTDPQQLLDLLTDLEKQNLTLIQNSRETEETMEEFKHTMDNTRNKMDQETEHLTQQIDIIGHAIQREKDTAAELELKSRLFSLGKYMAEDQDMMLEALGRKVAEVYRSYAGESGANLTTLQMLTNIEGSLGELLEKVELVPKDRMLMAERAKEKERRLRLRVEKVRVQKMQQEERLRKTLQRAQADTKRPTGKKLMPRSLPPVTEQLVNNDDGDTDMEKEKQLYFFT, from the exons atgatacccccgggcAGGGACAAACAG GAGCGCCAGCGACAGCAGACGCTGAAGGTCCATGAGAAGTCCACCTATGCTGGGAGGATACAAGCCAAGCAGGCTAACCTGAGGCAGGAGCTGAGGCAGGGGCAGAATGAGGTGTACCCCACCTCCTGCAGCAAGGCTGTGTCCACCCTCAGGGATGATCCGGCATGGAGGAAAGCTGCCATCCTAA ACTCCAATGACAGGGAGAATATTAGTGAGTACATCACTAAGAAGAGAGAGATGTTTCTCATTGAG TACTCCCTGGCTGTGAAGAGGGAGGTGATTCACAAGCTGGCCGAGGTGGCCACCAAGGAAGAGAACAGGCTGCAGCAGGCGGAGACATTTCTGGACGAGGACACGGCCATGTTTGACGAGTTCCTCGAGGAGAATGACAAGAACTCAGTGGAGGCAATCAAAAT TGCTGAACACGAGACCAAAGCCAAACTGGAGAAGGTTGCAAAGATCAAGAGGATCTCAGGCAAAATGGTGGCAGTGAAAAG TGACATCTCCAAGAACGAGGAGATCCTGAAGGAGTACACCCTGTACAATGGCTTCCTGCTGAAGCTGTCCCCTACAGAGTGGCAGGAGAGACAGCAGGCTCGCAGGGCCATGGTGGACAAGatcaaagctgccatcaaggagAGGGAGGCTCAGCTAGCCAAGCCAGCCAAACCCGGCAGAC ATAGAGAGAGTATGGCCAGGGACCTGCCTCCTGTATGTGACCCCAGGACTCTCCAGAGACAGACTATGATGGGAACCAGAGAGAGCATCAAGCC aatcag GAAGGAGGTTACAGTACCGGTGGATGAGAGCAAACTGCCTGAATATGAGGTCAGATATGTTTTATGCTATATC CTAAGTAAAGGTTCACTGTGTGTATGTATTACCCCACAGGAGCCGGAGCTGTTCTTCACTGACCCACAGCAGCTGTTGGACCTGCTGACAGACCTGGAGAAGCAGAACCTGACTCTGATCCAGAactccagagagacagaggagaccatGGAGGAGTTCAAACACACTATGGACAACACCCGCAACAAGAT GGACCAGGAGACAGAGCATTTGACCCAGCAGATTGACATAATTGGCCATGCCAtccagagagagaaggacactgcTGCTGAGCTGGAGCTCAAATCACGACTCTTCTCCCTTGGGAAATACATGGCAGAGGACCAG GATATGATGCTGGAGGCCCTGGGCAGGAAAGTGGCTGAGGTGTACAGGAGCTATGCAGGGGAGAGTGGGGCCAACCTGACCACGCTGCAGATGCTGACCAACATCGAGGGCAGCCTGGGGGAGTTGCTGGAGAAGGTGGAGCTGGTTCCCAAGGACCGCATGCTCATGGCCGAGAGGgccaaggagaaggagaggagactcAG GCTAAGGGTGGAGAAGGTTCGTGTGCAGAAGATGCAGCAAGAGGAGCGCCTGCGTAAAACCCTGCAGAGAGCTCAGGCTGACACCAAGAGACCT ACGGGGAAGAAGCTGATGCCTCGCTCACTACCTCCGGTGACTGAGCAGTTAGTGAACAATGATGACGGAGACACTGACATGGAGAAGGAGAAGCAGCTCTACTTCTTCACCTGA